The Apium graveolens cultivar Ventura chromosome 6, ASM990537v1, whole genome shotgun sequence genome contains a region encoding:
- the LOC141667664 gene encoding protein neprosin-like, which translates to MVILCCMEMVGGVLLVPWSKEDKILSYFDHRRRQHQCTKTKTVALEEEEEVHIYSSYMVSSSCKISPIISFLVFFLFISSSAPQVFSSKHHYIHQANQTFRPGKEVHKLKLIKAHLNKINKPSVKTIQSPDGDLIECVLAHQQPAFDHPHLKGQKPLDPPEIAPKGENPSDASETYQLWSDSGESCPEGTVPIRRTTEQDVLRASSVRRFGRKIQKPIRRDTSSSGHEHAVGYVTGQQYYGAKASINVWAPRVASRYEFSLSQMWVISGSFGNDLNTIEAGWQVSPELYGDSYPRFFTYWTTDAYQTTGCYNLLCSGFVQTSNRIAIGAAISPRSSYRGGQFDISIMIWKDPKHGNWWLEFGKGILVGYWPARLFTHLRNHASMVQYGGEVVNTRSSGYHTPTQMGSGHFAGEGFGRASYFRNLQVVDWDNSLIPPQNLKVLADHPNCYDIRGGINRVWGHYFYYGGPGRNSRCP; encoded by the exons ATGGTTATTCTATGTTGTATGGAAATGGTGGGAGGTGTGCTACTTGTTCCTTGGTCTAAAGAAGACAAAATCTTGAGTTATTTTGATCACAGAAGAAGACAGCACCAATGCACAAAAACAAAAACAGTTGCtttagaagaagaagaagaagttcATATTTATTCATCATACATGGTGTCTTCTTCTTGCAAGATCTCCCCAATCATTTCATTTcttgtcttctttctttttatCAGTTCCTCTGCTCCTCAAGTTTTCTCTTCAAAACACCACTATATTCATCAAGCCAATCAAACATTCAGACCAGGAAAAGAGGTGCACAAGTTGAAGCTCATCAAAGCTCATCTCAACAAGATCAATAAGCCTTCTGTCAAGACTATTCAG AGCCCAGATGGTGATTTGATAGAATGTGTGCTAGCTCATCAGCAACCAGCTTTTGATCATCCTCATTTAAAAGGACAAAAACCATTG GATCCACCAGAAATAGCACCCAAAGGCGAAAATCCATCAGACGCATCGGAAACTTATCAGTTATGGAGTGATTCTGGAGAGTCATGTCCAGAAGGAACCGTTCCAATCAGAAGAACAACTGAACAAGATGTTCTGAGAGCTAGTTCTGTTCGAAGATTCGGACGAAAAATTCAAAAGCCTATTAGAAGAGACACTTCCAGCAGTGGCCATGAG CATGCAGTTGGATATGTGACTGGACAACAATATTACGGAGCAAAAGCGAGCATAAATGTGTGGGCACCTCGAGTGGCTAGCCGCTATGAATTCAGCTTATCTCAAATGTGGGTAATTTCGGGTTCATTTGGAAATGATCTCAACACCATTGAAGCTGGTTGGCAG GTTAGCCCAGAACTGTATGGGGACAGCTATCCAAGATTCTTCACTTACTGGACT ACGGATGCATATCAGACTACAGGGTGCTACAATTTGTTGTGTTCAGGGTTTGTTCAAACTAGCAATAGAATCGCAATTGGAGCTGCGATTTCTCCAAGATCATCTTACCGCGGTGGCCAATTTGATATCAGCATCATGATATGGAAG GATCCTAAACACGGAAACTGGTGGCTAGAGTTCGGCAAGGGAATATTGGTAGGGTATTGGCCAGCGCGCTTATTCACACACCTGAGAAACCATGCAAGCATGGTACAATACGGAGGAGAAGTTGTTAACACTAGAAGCTCCGGTTATCATACGCCGACGCAGATGGGGAGTGGGCATTTTGCCGGAGAAGGGTTCGGCAGAGCTTCGTATTTTCGAAATTTGCAGGTTGTGGACTGGGACAATAGCTTGATTCCACCGCAGAATCTCAAGGTTTTGGCTGATCATCCCAACTGTTATGATATACGAGGTGGGATTAATCGCGTCTGGGGTCATTATTTTTATTACGGAGGACCTGGAAGAAATTCAAGATGTCCTTAA
- the LOC141664549 gene encoding uncharacterized protein LOC141664549 has translation MTIATVKYFGKEGVPFRSHDESLNSSSKGHFIEIIKSYAGLNEEIAKVVLENAPKHAMYIAPSIQKEILEIIAAKIRNKIRGETGDAKLCILVDESLDVSHKEQMTIIIRFVDEGGFVQERYFKIVSVKDTTSLNLKKHICLVLSANKLQVQNIRGQG, from the coding sequence ATGACAATAGCAACTGTAAAGTATTTTGGCAAAGAAGGGGTGCCATTTAGAAGTCATGACGAATCTCTGAACTCAAGTAGTAAAGGACATTTCATTGAAATAATTAAGAGTTATGCAGGTCTGAATGAAGAGATTGCGAAAGTTGTTCTTGAAAATGCTCCTAAACATGCCATGTACATTGCACCATCAATTCAGAAggaaattttagaaataattgcTGCTAAAATTCGAAACAAAATTCGTGGAGAAACTGGAGATGCCAAATTATGTATCCTAGTTGATGAGTCACTTGATGTATCCCATAAGGAGCAAATGACAATTATTATCAGATTTGTTGATGAAGGAGGATTTGTCCAAGAAAGATACTTTAAAATTGTTAGTGTTAAAGACACTACATCTCTTAATCTCAAGAAACATATATGCCTTGTTCTTTCCGCAAACAAACTTCAAGTACAGAATATTCGTGGTCAGGGGTAA